The following are from one region of the Cloacibacterium sp. TD35 genome:
- a CDS encoding Crp/Fnr family transcriptional regulator: protein MKLIQELNKHIKIDAEIERFLNEECETKVFEKGEILSKQNQYNHTVFFVDEGLLRMFYYENGKDITTNFYSEGKITANIDTLFKNQPTRNNIETLEKSVITTCNFNKLEELCSVSLTAANFSRYILGNLMIQMSHRISSLQYMTAKEKYIQLLEENPNIILRAPLGMIATYLGISQETLSRIRSDI from the coding sequence ATGAAATTAATTCAAGAACTTAATAAACACATTAAGATAGATGCAGAAATAGAGCGTTTTTTAAATGAAGAATGTGAAACAAAAGTCTTTGAAAAAGGAGAAATATTGAGCAAACAAAATCAATATAATCATACCGTTTTCTTTGTAGATGAAGGTTTGCTAAGAATGTTTTACTACGAAAACGGAAAAGATATTACCACCAATTTTTATTCTGAAGGCAAGATTACGGCTAATATAGATACGCTTTTTAAGAACCAACCTACTAGAAATAACATTGAAACCTTAGAAAAATCTGTAATCACTACTTGTAATTTCAATAAATTAGAGGAATTATGTTCGGTTTCGCTTACTGCGGCAAATTTCAGCAGATATATTCTAGGAAACTTAATGATACAGATGTCTCACAGAATTTCTTCGCTGCAATACATGACGGCAAAAGAAAAATATATTCAACTTTTGGAAGAAAATCCTAATATCATTCTCAGAGCTCCATTAGGAATGATTGCTACTTATCTGGGAATTTCTCAGGAGACTTTAAGCAGAATTAGAAGTGATATTTAA
- a CDS encoding ABC transporter permease: MKQLRYLLKREFHLFFTNKTMLSVFFIAPIFYALLLGFTYEKGKVTDIPVIVINHDQTPLSNQIVDMLDDNQTLKVLNYVEEPAILKDEVIKTEAGAVVIIPERFEANMLQKKYPEINVYLNTSNVLTANFASKAIQLTLGTFSAGAEMKALQKKGMNADQAKANIEPYKANYITLFNTTSNYLIFMWPAMMAVVLQQVILLAMAVTFSEEFKRDSFIKDFAGKHKYAILVMAIKCLPVWIFSNLNILVFYLCSLYFKIPLPENAMNFFLITAIFVVAATNLGVLVSILVPDALKATQILMVIASPAFIISGFTWPSYAMPDFITYFTKIIPLTPYLEALKIMVVEKGSDFLTKKYFWHLFILGWVYFLLGWIALKIKIKMLFKAYHLSEDYDDQRFV, translated from the coding sequence ATGAAACAGTTAAGATACCTTTTAAAGAGAGAGTTTCATTTGTTCTTCACGAATAAAACCATGCTTTCTGTATTTTTTATCGCACCCATTTTTTATGCGCTTTTATTAGGTTTTACCTACGAAAAGGGAAAAGTGACAGACATTCCAGTAATTGTAATTAATCATGATCAAACTCCTTTGTCTAACCAAATTGTTGACATGTTAGATGATAATCAAACGCTTAAAGTACTGAATTATGTAGAAGAACCAGCGATTTTGAAAGATGAGGTCATCAAAACAGAAGCAGGAGCAGTAGTGATTATTCCTGAACGTTTCGAGGCGAATATGCTGCAAAAGAAATATCCAGAAATTAACGTTTATCTCAATACTTCGAATGTGTTGACCGCTAATTTTGCTTCAAAAGCGATTCAATTAACCTTGGGTACTTTTTCAGCAGGTGCCGAAATGAAAGCTTTGCAGAAAAAAGGAATGAATGCAGACCAAGCAAAAGCCAATATAGAACCTTACAAAGCCAATTACATTACGCTTTTTAACACCACGAGTAATTACTTAATTTTCATGTGGCCAGCAATGATGGCGGTGGTTTTACAGCAAGTCATTCTTTTGGCAATGGCAGTTACTTTTTCCGAGGAATTTAAAAGAGATTCTTTCATAAAAGACTTTGCAGGGAAACACAAATATGCGATTTTGGTAATGGCGATTAAATGTTTACCCGTTTGGATTTTCTCCAATTTAAATATTTTGGTTTTTTACTTATGCAGTTTGTATTTTAAAATTCCACTTCCAGAAAACGCCATGAATTTCTTCTTGATAACAGCAATTTTTGTAGTAGCGGCAACCAATTTAGGAGTTTTGGTGAGTATTTTGGTTCCAGATGCGCTCAAAGCGACTCAGATTTTAATGGTGATTGCGTCTCCAGCGTTTATTATCAGTGGATTTACTTGGCCAAGTTATGCCATGCCAGATTTCATTACTTATTTCACTAAAATTATTCCTTTAACCCCATATTTAGAAGCATTGAAAATTATGGTGGTAGAAAAAGGTTCAGATTTTTTAACCAAAAAATATTTCTGGCACTTATTTATTCTAGGTTGGGTTTATTTCCTTTTAGGCTGGATTGCATTGAAAATCAAAATCAAAATGCTATTTAAAGCCTATCATCTCTCTGAAGATTATGACGACCAGAGGTTCGTTTAA
- a CDS encoding HlyD family secretion protein — protein sequence MKNYIVKSLFLVTLLSLGACKNETPQQLTEGKTKKEIVSFAPKVTGRILKIYVEEGQTVKAGDTLAMLDVPEVSAKIAQAKGATAAATAQAQLAKNGATADQLRQLKAKQKGLAEQYEYAQKSFKRAQNMYKDSLLSPQNYDEAFAKLQGAKAQYDAVNAELHDVEIGTRLEKIEMAIGQENQARGVLQEANVAYSERYIIATNDMEIETISLNVGELATAGYALFNGYIPNSTYFRFTIPESKISKYQKGMTVNMKSTYGNQEFSGKIVSIKQLTKYADITTAFPDYQPEDAVYEIKVIPADRAKVNNILVNSSVTLK from the coding sequence ATGAAAAACTATATTGTAAAATCTTTATTTTTAGTAACCTTACTTTCTCTCGGAGCTTGTAAAAATGAAACTCCACAACAATTAACTGAAGGAAAAACCAAAAAAGAAATTGTTTCTTTCGCACCAAAAGTTACAGGTAGAATTTTAAAAATTTATGTAGAAGAAGGACAAACCGTAAAAGCAGGAGATACCCTCGCAATGTTAGACGTTCCAGAAGTTTCAGCGAAAATTGCTCAAGCAAAAGGAGCAACTGCTGCAGCAACTGCACAAGCACAATTGGCGAAAAACGGCGCAACTGCAGACCAACTTCGTCAGTTAAAAGCCAAACAAAAAGGTTTAGCAGAACAATATGAATATGCTCAAAAATCTTTTAAAAGAGCACAAAACATGTACAAAGACAGTTTGCTTTCTCCACAAAATTATGATGAGGCTTTCGCAAAATTACAAGGCGCAAAAGCTCAATATGACGCAGTAAATGCAGAGTTGCACGATGTAGAAATCGGTACAAGATTAGAAAAAATAGAAATGGCAATTGGTCAAGAAAATCAAGCGAGAGGTGTTCTCCAGGAAGCTAATGTAGCCTATTCTGAAAGATATATTATCGCAACCAATGATATGGAAATTGAAACCATTTCTCTAAATGTAGGCGAATTGGCAACTGCAGGTTATGCGTTATTTAACGGCTACATTCCGAACTCTACTTATTTCCGTTTTACCATTCCAGAAAGTAAAATTTCTAAATATCAAAAAGGAATGACCGTGAATATGAAATCTACTTACGGAAATCAAGAGTTTTCAGGGAAAATAGTTTCAATCAAGCAATTGACAAAATACGCAGATATTACCACTGCTTTCCCCGATTATCAACCAGAAGATGCGGTTTACGAAATTAAAGTAATTCCTGCAGATAGAGCAAAAGTGAATAATATTTTGGTGAATTCTAGCGTAACTTTAAAATAA
- a CDS encoding TolC family protein produces the protein MKNYKTLIFTAMIGFPLSFSAQTVPSFKELVEAAMSKDATIEQQNLESKANGLDQQKLKDIFLPKIEISGKGEYLNATAKFLSPEIAIPAIKPIFPGAVFPEGTFDNNFTLSGFDAAAKVEAKALLYSGGKVKYLKQALTEKNNATQALQVKNQDEVITQISKAYDQFALVIESKKVLDESKKRLDANKKTAEKALGYGLITPYDYKKIELAQATLDSKMVEYEGKKELLITQLNVLTGIDKERIALINPDLEKIDYLVTDKTIENRAELKALDFGIKAIDAKIKAEKTWWIPKVQAMTSLSYMGFYNTNLSSSKELMPGTGAKLDYDLTNLNLLPIFQAGIGFKWDVFDGNEGKHEVEKAKIEREILESKKSDAERKLQLNLANNQTNYNIANAQVDLKAKAKQIAKNAMTQAEKEFRYGLIKSTQLIEAENDLENAELEYQTAIFNQRRAAVELMKSTQNLNLEKL, from the coding sequence ATGAAAAACTATAAAACATTAATTTTTACAGCAATGATAGGCTTTCCTTTGTCCTTCTCTGCGCAAACTGTTCCTTCATTCAAGGAATTGGTAGAGGCAGCGATGAGTAAAGATGCTACCATAGAACAACAAAACTTAGAGTCTAAAGCAAATGGATTAGACCAACAAAAATTAAAAGACATTTTCTTACCCAAAATTGAAATTTCAGGAAAAGGTGAATATTTAAATGCTACGGCTAAATTCCTTTCACCAGAAATTGCCATTCCTGCGATTAAGCCTATTTTTCCGGGGGCTGTTTTTCCAGAAGGAACTTTTGACAATAATTTTACTTTGTCGGGTTTTGATGCAGCCGCAAAAGTTGAAGCAAAAGCGCTTCTTTATTCTGGCGGAAAAGTAAAATATCTGAAACAGGCTTTGACCGAGAAAAATAATGCCACTCAAGCTTTGCAAGTCAAAAATCAAGATGAAGTCATTACTCAAATTTCTAAAGCTTATGATCAATTTGCGCTCGTGATAGAATCTAAAAAAGTTTTAGATGAAAGTAAAAAACGTCTCGATGCCAATAAAAAAACAGCAGAAAAAGCCTTAGGTTATGGTTTGATTACTCCTTATGATTACAAAAAAATAGAATTGGCACAAGCTACTTTGGATTCTAAAATGGTAGAATACGAAGGCAAAAAAGAGTTGCTGATTACGCAATTAAATGTTTTAACGGGAATTGACAAAGAGAGAATTGCTCTCATCAATCCTGATTTAGAAAAAATAGATTATTTGGTAACCGATAAAACCATCGAAAATAGAGCAGAATTAAAAGCTTTGGATTTCGGGATTAAAGCCATTGATGCCAAAATAAAAGCCGAAAAAACCTGGTGGATTCCGAAAGTGCAAGCCATGACTTCACTTTCATACATGGGATTTTATAATACCAATCTTTCTTCATCTAAAGAATTAATGCCGGGAACTGGCGCAAAGTTAGATTACGATTTAACCAATCTTAATTTATTGCCGATTTTTCAAGCGGGAATTGGTTTTAAATGGGATGTTTTTGATGGAAATGAAGGAAAACACGAAGTAGAAAAAGCAAAAATAGAAAGAGAGATTTTAGAAAGTAAAAAATCTGATGCAGAAAGAAAATTACAACTCAATTTAGCCAATAATCAAACCAATTACAACATTGCAAATGCTCAAGTAGATTTAAAAGCAAAAGCGAAACAAATTGCTAAAAATGCAATGACACAAGCCGAAAAAGAATTCAGATATGGGTTGATTAAATCTACTCAATTGATAGAAGCAGAAAACGATTTAGAAAACGCAGAATTAGAATATCAAACTGCTATTTTCAATCAAAGAAGAGCAGCGGTAGAACTTATGAAATCTACTCAAAATTTAAACTTAGAAAAACTATAA